A genomic stretch from Mycobacterium paraterrae includes:
- the pks2 gene encoding sulfolipid-1 biosynthesis phthioceranic/hydroxyphthioceranic acid synthase — MACRLPGGIDSPELLWDALLRGDDLITEIPTERWDAESAYDPERGVPGRSVTKWGGFLDDVAGFDSEFFGISDREATAIDPQHRLLLETSWEALQHGGVNPASLTGSATGVFVGLAHDDYTLVTGDAGALEEPYGYTGTAFSMASGRISYTFGLNGPAVTVDTACSSGLVTAHMACRSLHLGESDLALAGGCMLMLEPRLNASMSAIGMLSATGRCHSFDVKADGFARAEGCAMVLLKRLPDAVRDGDRILAVIRGSATNQDGRSDTITMPSMDAQVAAYRSALDAAGVDPADVGMVEAHGTGTPVGDPIEYRGLAQVYGTAGPCALTSVKSNVGHTESAAGTVGLIKAVLALQHGTVPGMLHFTQLPDDLAQVQTNLFVPQHVTPWPHDVTRPRRAAVSSYGMSGTNAHAILEQAPETPEHNASSVDSTTTGSLLFPVSGTSVEALRHTAGRLADWVQRHAGDTSLPDIAYTLARRRAHAPVRTAVLASDVTTLTAALRGVAGDDLPYQPAVGDDDRGPVWVFSGQGSQWAGMGAELLAGEPVFAATIAQLEPLIAAESEFSVTTAMTAPDTVTGIDRVQPTIFAMQVALAAALKSYGVVPGAVIGHSLGEVAAAVVSEALSLEDGVKVICRRAKLCLRLAGGGAMASVELPAQQVLSQLADRGLTDVVVAVVASPTSTVIGGATGPVRELVAEWEKREIMAREVAVDVASHSPQVDPILDELTELLADLDPRSATVPYYSATSIDPREDPYCDADYWVENLRQMVRFGAAVQAALEDGFRVFAELSPHPLLVRAVEQTAQSTETPVAALAGMRRQQPLPHGLRGLLADLHAAGSAVDFSVLYPAGRLVDVPLPSWTHRRLILTPRDVSSGGGSSVAVHPLLGAHVRLQEEPERHAWHAEVGTGASPWLADHQINNVAALPGAAYCEMALAAARTVLGDASEVRDIRFEQMLLLDDGTTVGAVASVEADTVADFSVESHEEGTNTRWASATLHRVDENHPPAHDLSTLLADHPVRLDGTDVRESFAARGIQFGPAFTGLAAVHTGNGSRGTMVAEISVPSSVRSQQNAFGVHPALLDACFQSVAAHPGAQHIGSGGLLLPLGVRRLRVHGQARDARYCYARVTASATGLDADLDLLDAHGAVLVTARGLQMGTGASAAAHRDRLLAENLLTIEWQPQPLPAIDNAQTGKWLLVDTSDDADLLTTELADTLKLHDTDVTSIAWSGHADHIVSSERFVNLVRDNEFAGVVVLTAPSDGTIDEQTLADGREQVRHLVRIARELTELPGTSPRLFVVTREAQHVTSQEALNLEQAGLRGLLRVIGAENPHLRVTHIDVDNHTDAELLARELLGSSNEDETAWRSGQWYVARLRPAPLRPDERHTTLVDQAEDGVRLRVRTPGDLETMERVAFERLSPGPGQIEVAVTASSLNFADVLMAMGRFPTIDEREPELGVDFVGVVTAVGLNVTEHRVGDRVGGFSRNGCWATFVTCDARVAVTLPAGLTDHQAVAVSTGHATAWYGLHDQARIAAGDRVLIHSATGGVGQAAIAIARAAGAEIFATAGSPQRRALLKSMGIEHVYDSRSTDFAELIRRDTDGYGVDIVLNSLTAAAQRAGFELLADGGRFVEIGKRDVYANARLGLYPFRRNLTFHYVDLALMSETHPQRIGQLLDTVFHRVADGELPPAEFTAYRFDEAATAIRVMSAAEHTGKLVLDVPRAGTVSAMVPPDQAHPFRADGSYLITGGLGGLGLYLAEQMAAAGCGRIVLNSRSQPDASAQAAITRIRGTGTDVVVECGDVANRDTAGRLVQAATATGLPLRGVLHAAAVVEDATLNNISDELIDRDWAPKVYGAWNLHHATADQPLDWFCSFSSATALLGSRGQGAYAAANSWLDVFTHWRRSQGLPASAVAWGAWDKIGRGAGLAEGGETTMIVPEDGAHAFQALLRHDRAYTGYISISGTPWLTALAQRSRFAEALQSVDHSATEAGKFRGELIELPSEEWPTRLRRLVSEQVGLILRRSVDPNRSLAEYGLDSLGNLELRTRIETETGIRISSYHITTVRGLAGHLCNELSDLEAMSA, encoded by the coding sequence ATGGCATGCCGGCTGCCTGGCGGCATCGACTCCCCCGAATTGCTGTGGGACGCGCTGCTCCGCGGCGACGACCTGATCACCGAAATCCCCACTGAGCGTTGGGATGCCGAGAGCGCCTATGATCCTGAACGAGGCGTGCCGGGCCGGTCGGTGACGAAGTGGGGTGGATTTCTCGACGACGTCGCGGGTTTCGATTCAGAGTTCTTCGGTATCAGCGATCGCGAAGCGACGGCGATCGACCCGCAACACCGGTTGCTGCTGGAGACCTCGTGGGAGGCCCTGCAACACGGCGGAGTCAACCCGGCATCGTTGACCGGTTCTGCCACAGGCGTCTTCGTCGGATTGGCGCACGATGACTACACACTGGTCACCGGCGACGCGGGAGCGCTGGAGGAACCGTACGGGTACACCGGCACTGCGTTCAGCATGGCGTCTGGACGCATCAGTTACACGTTCGGTTTGAACGGACCGGCCGTCACGGTCGACACCGCGTGCTCGTCGGGCTTGGTGACCGCGCATATGGCCTGTCGCAGCTTGCATTTGGGAGAAAGTGACCTCGCCTTGGCGGGCGGCTGCATGTTGATGCTCGAGCCTCGGCTCAACGCGTCGATGTCGGCGATCGGCATGCTGTCCGCCACGGGCCGTTGCCATTCCTTCGACGTCAAGGCCGACGGCTTCGCCCGCGCCGAAGGTTGCGCGATGGTGCTGTTGAAGCGGCTGCCAGACGCGGTCCGCGACGGTGACCGGATCCTGGCCGTCATTCGCGGCAGCGCAACCAATCAAGACGGACGCTCCGACACCATCACCATGCCGTCGATGGACGCCCAGGTTGCCGCCTACCGTTCGGCGCTGGACGCGGCCGGAGTCGACCCCGCCGACGTCGGCATGGTCGAGGCGCACGGCACCGGAACGCCCGTCGGCGACCCGATCGAATACCGGGGCCTGGCCCAGGTCTACGGGACTGCGGGTCCGTGCGCGCTGACTTCGGTCAAAAGCAATGTGGGCCACACGGAATCGGCGGCGGGCACGGTCGGCCTGATCAAGGCGGTGCTCGCGCTACAGCACGGCACCGTCCCGGGCATGCTGCACTTCACCCAACTTCCCGACGATCTGGCGCAAGTCCAAACCAATCTCTTTGTGCCGCAGCATGTCACGCCGTGGCCACACGACGTAACACGCCCCAGACGGGCCGCGGTGTCGTCGTACGGGATGTCGGGGACCAACGCACACGCCATCCTCGAGCAGGCCCCGGAGACCCCCGAACACAACGCCTCGAGTGTCGATTCGACCACGACCGGTTCGTTGCTGTTTCCGGTATCGGGCACATCGGTCGAGGCACTGCGCCATACGGCCGGTCGCCTCGCTGACTGGGTGCAGCGCCACGCCGGTGACACCTCGCTGCCTGACATCGCCTACACCCTGGCCCGTCGGCGCGCCCACGCTCCCGTACGCACCGCCGTGCTGGCCTCCGACGTCACCACGTTGACGGCCGCGCTGCGCGGCGTCGCCGGCGATGACCTGCCCTACCAACCAGCGGTCGGAGACGACGACCGCGGACCCGTCTGGGTCTTCTCCGGCCAGGGCTCGCAGTGGGCGGGCATGGGTGCCGAGTTGCTCGCCGGTGAACCGGTGTTCGCCGCGACTATCGCCCAGCTTGAACCATTGATCGCGGCCGAGTCCGAATTCTCGGTGACAACCGCGATGACGGCACCCGACACGGTGACCGGAATCGACCGCGTGCAGCCGACCATCTTTGCCATGCAGGTGGCATTGGCCGCCGCCCTGAAGTCCTATGGGGTGGTACCGGGCGCTGTCATCGGGCACTCGCTCGGTGAAGTAGCGGCCGCGGTCGTATCCGAGGCGCTCTCGCTCGAAGACGGCGTCAAGGTGATCTGCCGCCGCGCGAAACTCTGCCTGCGGCTGGCCGGCGGCGGTGCCATGGCATCGGTCGAACTGCCCGCCCAGCAAGTGCTTTCGCAGCTCGCCGATCGGGGGCTCACCGACGTCGTGGTGGCGGTGGTCGCTTCGCCGACCTCCACCGTGATCGGCGGCGCCACCGGGCCCGTCCGCGAACTGGTCGCCGAGTGGGAGAAGCGCGAGATCATGGCGCGCGAGGTGGCCGTCGATGTCGCGTCGCACTCCCCCCAGGTCGATCCCATCCTGGACGAGCTGACCGAGCTGCTTGCCGACCTCGACCCCCGGTCCGCGACCGTGCCCTACTACTCGGCGACGTCGATCGACCCTCGTGAAGATCCGTACTGCGATGCCGACTACTGGGTCGAAAACCTCCGTCAGATGGTGCGATTCGGTGCCGCGGTGCAGGCCGCGCTGGAGGACGGCTTCCGGGTCTTCGCCGAGTTGTCGCCGCATCCGTTGCTCGTTCGTGCCGTCGAGCAGACAGCCCAGAGCACCGAAACACCCGTCGCCGCCCTGGCCGGAATGCGGCGGCAGCAGCCGTTGCCGCACGGACTGCGGGGCCTGCTGGCCGACCTGCACGCCGCGGGATCCGCGGTCGACTTCTCGGTGCTCTATCCGGCGGGACGACTGGTCGACGTGCCGTTGCCGTCGTGGACCCACCGTCGACTGATTCTGACTCCGCGGGACGTGTCGAGCGGCGGCGGCAGCTCGGTTGCCGTCCATCCGCTGCTGGGCGCCCACGTGCGCTTGCAGGAGGAACCCGAGCGGCACGCGTGGCATGCCGAGGTCGGCACCGGTGCGTCGCCGTGGTTGGCCGACCACCAGATCAACAATGTCGCAGCCCTTCCCGGGGCCGCGTACTGCGAGATGGCGCTGGCTGCCGCCCGCACCGTTCTCGGAGACGCATCCGAGGTCCGCGACATCCGTTTCGAGCAGATGCTCCTGCTGGACGACGGCACGACCGTGGGAGCCGTGGCGTCGGTCGAGGCGGACACCGTCGCGGACTTCTCCGTCGAGTCGCACGAGGAGGGCACCAACACCCGTTGGGCCTCCGCCACGTTGCACAGGGTGGACGAAAATCACCCGCCGGCGCACGACCTGAGCACGCTGCTGGCCGACCACCCGGTCCGTCTCGACGGCACCGATGTCCGGGAATCGTTCGCCGCCCGCGGAATCCAGTTCGGCCCTGCGTTTACCGGTCTCGCCGCCGTCCACACCGGCAACGGGTCCCGCGGCACCATGGTCGCCGAGATCAGTGTGCCGAGTTCGGTTCGTTCCCAACAGAATGCGTTCGGCGTGCATCCCGCGCTGCTCGACGCCTGTTTCCAGTCCGTCGCTGCGCACCCGGGTGCGCAGCACATCGGCAGCGGCGGTCTGCTGTTACCGCTGGGCGTGCGCCGGTTACGCGTCCACGGCCAGGCCCGCGATGCGCGCTATTGCTACGCGCGGGTTACCGCGTCCGCCACCGGACTCGACGCCGACCTCGACCTCCTGGACGCGCACGGGGCCGTGCTGGTGACAGCGCGCGGGCTGCAGATGGGTACCGGCGCCTCGGCAGCCGCGCATCGCGATCGCTTGCTCGCCGAGAATCTGCTGACCATCGAGTGGCAGCCCCAGCCCCTGCCGGCGATCGACAATGCCCAGACCGGAAAGTGGCTCCTGGTCGACACCTCCGACGACGCAGACTTGCTGACGACCGAGTTGGCCGACACGCTCAAGCTGCACGACACCGACGTGACGTCGATCGCGTGGTCGGGGCATGCCGATCACATCGTCAGCTCCGAACGGTTTGTGAACCTCGTGCGCGACAACGAATTCGCGGGCGTGGTCGTGTTGACGGCACCGTCCGACGGCACCATCGACGAGCAGACCCTTGCTGACGGCCGAGAACAGGTTCGCCATCTGGTGCGCATCGCACGGGAGTTGACCGAGCTACCCGGAACCTCGCCAAGGCTGTTCGTAGTCACCCGCGAAGCGCAACATGTCACCTCCCAGGAGGCCCTGAACCTGGAGCAGGCAGGCCTACGTGGCCTGCTGCGGGTGATCGGCGCCGAGAACCCGCACCTGCGCGTCACCCACATCGACGTGGACAACCACACCGACGCTGAACTGCTGGCGCGCGAACTCCTCGGCAGTTCGAACGAGGACGAGACGGCTTGGCGTTCGGGGCAGTGGTACGTGGCGCGGTTGCGGCCCGCGCCGCTTCGCCCGGACGAGCGGCACACGACTCTCGTCGATCAGGCCGAAGACGGTGTGCGACTCAGAGTCCGCACGCCGGGCGACCTGGAGACGATGGAACGCGTTGCATTCGAACGTCTTTCGCCAGGTCCGGGCCAGATCGAAGTGGCCGTCACGGCGTCGAGCCTGAATTTCGCCGACGTGCTGATGGCCATGGGCAGATTTCCCACCATCGACGAGCGCGAACCCGAGTTGGGTGTCGACTTCGTCGGAGTGGTGACGGCGGTGGGTCTGAATGTCACTGAGCATCGCGTCGGCGACCGGGTTGGCGGCTTTTCCCGAAACGGTTGCTGGGCAACCTTTGTCACCTGCGACGCTCGAGTCGCTGTCACGCTGCCGGCAGGTTTGACCGACCACCAGGCGGTCGCGGTGTCGACCGGCCACGCGACGGCCTGGTACGGACTGCACGACCAAGCGAGAATCGCCGCGGGCGATCGGGTGCTGATCCACTCGGCGACGGGCGGCGTCGGGCAGGCCGCGATCGCCATCGCCCGCGCCGCGGGCGCGGAGATCTTCGCCACAGCCGGCAGCCCGCAACGCCGGGCACTGCTGAAGAGCATGGGGATTGAACACGTCTACGACTCGCGCAGCACCGACTTCGCCGAGTTGATCCGTCGCGATACCGACGGCTACGGAGTGGACATCGTGCTCAACTCGCTGACGGCCGCGGCCCAACGCGCGGGCTTCGAATTGCTGGCCGACGGTGGACGGTTCGTCGAGATCGGTAAACGCGACGTCTATGCCAACGCACGGCTGGGCCTGTACCCGTTCCGCCGCAACCTGACGTTCCACTACGTCGACCTCGCGCTGATGTCGGAGACTCACCCGCAGCGAATCGGGCAGTTACTCGACACCGTGTTCCATCGCGTCGCCGACGGTGAATTGCCGCCCGCGGAATTCACGGCATATCGGTTCGACGAGGCAGCTACCGCCATCCGGGTGATGAGCGCCGCCGAGCACACCGGCAAACTCGTCCTCGATGTGCCGCGCGCGGGAACCGTCAGCGCGATGGTCCCTCCGGATCAGGCTCACCCCTTCCGCGCCGACGGCTCCTATCTGATCACCGGCGGACTGGGCGGTCTCGGCCTCTACCTGGCCGAGCAGATGGCCGCCGCGGGTTGCGGCCGCATCGTCTTGAACTCCCGCTCCCAGCCGGATGCGTCGGCTCAGGCGGCAATCACGCGGATTCGTGGCACCGGCACTGACGTCGTGGTGGAGTGCGGCGACGTCGCGAACCGTGACACCGCGGGTCGGCTGGTGCAGGCAGCCACCGCAACGGGGCTGCCGCTGCGCGGCGTGCTGCACGCGGCAGCCGTCGTCGAAGACGCGACGCTGAACAACATCTCAGACGAGCTCATCGACCGGGACTGGGCGCCAAAGGTTTACGGCGCCTGGAATCTGCACCACGCGACGGCCGACCAGCCGCTGGACTGGTTCTGCTCGTTTTCGTCCGCGACGGCGCTGCTGGGTTCACGCGGGCAGGGTGCTTACGCTGCCGCGAACAGTTGGCTGGATGTCTTTACCCATTGGCGACGCAGTCAGGGCCTGCCCGCCTCGGCGGTCGCGTGGGGAGCATGGGACAAGATCGGTCGCGGTGCTGGTCTCGCCGAGGGCGGTGAAACCACCATGATCGTCCCGGAAGACGGCGCTCACGCCTTCCAGGCGCTCCTGCGGCACGATCGGGCCTACACGGGCTATATCTCGATCTCCGGAACGCCGTGGTTGACCGCGCTCGCGCAACGAAGCCGGTTCGCCGAAGCGCTCCAGTCTGTCGACCACAGCGCCACGGAGGCAGGCAAATTCCGCGGTGAGCTGATCGAGCTGCCATCCGAGGAATGGCCCACGAGATTGCGCCGCCTGGTGTCCGAACAAGTCGGCCTGATCCTGCGGCGCAGCGTCGATCCCAACCGGTCGCTCGCGGAATACGGTCTGGATTCGCTGGGCAATCTCGAGCTACGGACCCGCATCGAGACAGAGACGGGCATCCGGATCAGCTCGTACCACATCACCACCGTTCGTGGCCTCGCCGGCCATCTGTGCAACGAGTTGTCAGACCTTGAGGCCATGTCGGCCTGA